One stretch of Sporomusa termitida DNA includes these proteins:
- a CDS encoding ABC transporter ATP-binding protein, with protein sequence MVNERVAPVVRPGDTRGNPLGNPLGRFNKRPEKLKNARGTILRLLAYLGGKKKIIILTFLLCFLTTIISIIGTRLNGYAVDHFIEKGDMPGLLKICIILAAIYCVSVVSTYLQNRFMVDIAQQTAAKIRRDLYRTIQMLPLPYFDTHSSGDLMSRLTNDVDNINMTLSQSITQLFSGAVNIVGMLAAMLLLSPLLTLVGLTTVPLTFLLTKLIINKTQPFFIKQQQELGNLNGYIEEGISGQKLIILCGREEQAKAEFAKINKRLTKSAIFAQAFSGIMGPVNNAVNNLTYFIITVSGAYLMFSGSNITVGVIFTFILYMRNFTRPLNETLNIFNTIQSALAGAERVFEVMDQPKENDAEQAKEVSRLHGEIMLQQVNFSYTKEKRILKNVSLKARKGQTIAIVGPTGSGKTTLIHLLTRFYDIDSGEILIDGENIDNMKRSSLRRSIAMVLQDTYLFSESVRENIRYGRLTATDAEVEQAARIACAHRFIKQLPEGYDTVLADNGGNLSQGQRQLLALARAVLAQASILILDEATSSVDTRTEAAIQKAMLNLMQGKTAFVIAHRLSTIRNADEILAVKDGQIIERGTHQELMAQGNFYAGLYNSQFRGADMDVFRSSTC encoded by the coding sequence ATGGTTAATGAAAGAGTGGCGCCGGTGGTGAGACCGGGGGATACGCGGGGCAATCCGCTGGGCAATCCGCTGGGCCGGTTCAATAAGCGGCCTGAAAAGCTTAAAAATGCCAGGGGCACGATTCTGCGGCTATTAGCGTATTTGGGCGGTAAAAAGAAGATAATCATCCTGACATTTCTGCTGTGTTTCCTCACAACGATCATCAGCATCATCGGCACACGCCTGAATGGATACGCCGTCGATCATTTTATCGAAAAAGGAGACATGCCCGGGCTGCTTAAGATTTGCATCATTTTAGCGGCCATCTATTGCGTGAGCGTTGTTTCAACCTATTTGCAGAACCGGTTTATGGTGGACATCGCCCAGCAGACTGCCGCGAAGATAAGAAGAGATTTATATCGCACTATCCAAATGCTGCCTTTGCCGTATTTTGATACCCATTCCAGCGGGGATTTGATGAGCAGGCTTACCAATGATGTCGACAATATTAATATGACGTTATCGCAAAGCATCACCCAGCTTTTTTCCGGCGCTGTAAACATTGTTGGCATGCTTGCGGCCATGCTGCTTTTAAGTCCGCTGCTCACCCTCGTAGGGTTAACAACCGTACCGCTGACGTTTTTGCTGACAAAGCTGATTATTAATAAAACCCAACCGTTTTTTATCAAGCAGCAACAGGAACTGGGCAATTTAAACGGATATATCGAAGAAGGAATATCGGGGCAAAAGCTGATTATCCTCTGCGGCCGGGAAGAACAGGCGAAGGCGGAGTTTGCCAAAATTAACAAAAGACTGACGAAAAGCGCTATTTTCGCCCAGGCTTTTTCCGGAATTATGGGTCCGGTTAATAACGCCGTTAATAACCTTACGTATTTCATAATTACTGTCAGTGGGGCTTATCTGATGTTTTCCGGCAGCAATATCACTGTCGGCGTGATCTTTACTTTTATCCTGTATATGAGAAACTTTACCCGCCCGCTCAATGAGACGCTGAATATCTTCAACACCATCCAATCGGCCCTGGCAGGGGCGGAAAGGGTATTTGAAGTGATGGATCAGCCGAAGGAGAACGATGCTGAGCAAGCAAAAGAGGTTTCCCGTTTACACGGCGAAATCATGCTGCAGCAGGTCAATTTTTCCTATACCAAGGAGAAGAGAATCCTGAAAAATGTGAGCTTAAAAGCTCGTAAAGGCCAGACCATTGCCATTGTAGGACCCACAGGTTCCGGGAAAACAACCCTGATCCATTTGCTGACCAGGTTCTATGATATTGACAGCGGCGAGATCCTCATTGATGGCGAGAATATCGACAATATGAAAAGAAGCAGCTTAAGAAGATCCATTGCCATGGTTTTGCAGGATACTTATCTTTTTTCGGAGAGCGTCCGGGAGAATATTCGGTATGGACGCTTAACCGCTACCGATGCAGAAGTTGAACAGGCTGCCAGGATAGCCTGTGCCCATCGCTTCATCAAACAGTTGCCGGAGGGCTATGATACGGTCCTGGCCGACAACGGCGGCAACCTGTCGCAGGGGCAGCGGCAGTTGTTGGCCCTTGCGCGGGCCGTATTGGCGCAAGCGTCTATTCTTATTCTGGATGAGGCGACTTCATCCGTAGATACCCGGACGGAAGCAGCGATCCAAAAGGCCATGCTGAACCTGATGCAAGGGAAAACAGCGTTTGTTATCGCCCATAGATTAAGCACCATAAGAAATGCCGATGAAATACTGGCCGTAAAAGACGGACAAATCATTGAGCGGGGAACCCATCAGGAATTGATGGCCCAGGGGAATTTTTATGCCGGACTTTATAACAGCCAGTTTAGGGGTGCGGATATGGATGTATTTAGAAGTTCCACTTGCTGA
- a CDS encoding acyl-CoA dehydrogenase family protein — translation MGKLSEQEFQAYLKQIRELTEGTFDKMQKDIEVTNVFPEEFYQLGIKNNLYRCSLPTEYGGWGLSELEILKVQEEFSRGPGGMRMHLHYAMDLNWRPLYDFGSKELKAELMPGFQDRSVFTCWAVTEETGGTGADIKTTAVKDGDDYIINGEKFLISHTDCCNYAYITVLTDPNADKDHRLSTFMVPCATPGYEVTPMPHMMGCRGSGHTGLKFTNMRVNKKYLLGKEGDGLHISIHSLSVSRVHIAASNLGMAQRMLDISLKRAHDRITFGKPIIERQAIRMKIADMATHIHALRTMVYDFAKDYELDPHGEYIEEKAAMCKLFSIWVTKVCGDEMLEIFGGIGYFEDCEYGPTERLYRDSRAMWLEEGTPTVQRITISRQTIKHGGHLEYLD, via the coding sequence GTGGGAAAATTGAGTGAACAAGAATTCCAAGCTTATCTAAAACAGATCAGAGAATTAACAGAAGGCACATTCGATAAGATGCAAAAAGACATTGAGGTTACGAATGTGTTTCCCGAGGAATTTTATCAACTGGGCATTAAAAATAACCTGTATCGTTGCTCACTGCCAACGGAATACGGCGGTTGGGGCCTCTCTGAACTGGAAATTCTGAAGGTTCAAGAGGAATTTAGCCGCGGTCCCGGCGGCATGCGTATGCATCTGCACTATGCCATGGATCTGAACTGGCGTCCTTTGTACGACTTCGGCAGCAAAGAGCTTAAGGCCGAGTTAATGCCCGGTTTCCAGGACAGATCGGTCTTTACCTGCTGGGCCGTCACCGAGGAAACCGGCGGCACGGGCGCCGATATTAAAACAACGGCTGTAAAAGACGGTGACGATTATATCATTAACGGGGAAAAATTCTTAATCTCACACACTGACTGCTGCAATTATGCATATATTACTGTTCTTACTGATCCTAATGCCGATAAGGACCACCGTCTCTCCACCTTCATGGTGCCTTGCGCCACCCCGGGCTACGAAGTTACGCCTATGCCCCACATGATGGGGTGCCGCGGTTCAGGCCATACCGGCTTAAAGTTTACCAACATGAGAGTTAACAAGAAATATTTGCTCGGCAAAGAAGGCGATGGCCTTCATATCTCCATTCACTCGCTGTCTGTCTCCCGTGTCCACATCGCGGCCAGCAATTTGGGCATGGCTCAGCGTATGCTGGATATTTCCCTCAAGCGGGCCCATGATCGTATTACCTTTGGCAAGCCCATCATTGAACGCCAGGCTATCCGAATGAAGATTGCCGACATGGCTACCCATATCCATGCCCTGCGTACTATGGTGTATGATTTTGCTAAGGATTATGAACTGGATCCCCACGGGGAATACATTGAGGAAAAAGCGGCTATGTGCAAGCTGTTCAGCATCTGGGTTACCAAGGTGTGCGGCGATGAAATGCTGGAGATTTTCGGCGGCATTGGTTATTTCGAGGATTGCGAATATGGTCCTACTGAGCGCCTGTACCGCGACTCACGTGCCATGTGGCTGGAGGAAGGCACCCCCACCGTACAGCGCATTACCATTTCCCGCCAGACTATTAAACACGGCGGTCATTTAGAGTATCTGGATTAA
- a CDS encoding LysR family transcriptional regulator: MEIYQLKYVLTVAKHQNFSRAAAEVCVTPSSLSQQIKKLEDELGIILFGRTTRSVHLTPAGIEFVENAKKIMQNIDGINTAMQKYVIGESGQIFIGNTPALGAYSITSLIAEFQKTYPKISLDFHEAECFDLYPLLYSGKIDVAFLTAFNKYKPGKIPLESYPLVNDEIVLITSTSHPFAARGAIDLREAAQEMFICFSRASGLFLDTLEACKRAGFEPKFGYNTQYTDTCLGLVAEGMGIAMLSARTIMAAPRKNIAIVRFTPKALRTLSVVFQKKRPSPVLSNFKNFFIHWIRDCRRPPLGQPESSLP, translated from the coding sequence ATGGAAATATATCAGCTTAAATACGTCTTGACGGTAGCCAAGCACCAAAACTTTTCCCGTGCAGCCGCTGAAGTTTGTGTAACGCCCTCGTCTTTATCACAACAAATAAAAAAACTGGAGGATGAATTAGGTATCATCTTATTCGGAAGAACCACACGCTCAGTTCACTTGACGCCGGCAGGTATTGAATTTGTTGAAAATGCTAAGAAAATCATGCAGAATATTGATGGTATTAATACTGCGATGCAAAAATATGTAATCGGAGAAAGTGGACAAATATTCATTGGCAATACGCCGGCGCTTGGTGCTTATAGTATCACTTCGCTTATTGCCGAGTTCCAGAAAACCTATCCGAAAATATCCCTCGATTTTCATGAGGCGGAATGCTTTGATTTATACCCCTTACTGTATAGCGGTAAAATCGATGTAGCATTTCTTACCGCTTTCAACAAATACAAGCCCGGGAAGATTCCCTTAGAATCATATCCTCTGGTCAATGATGAAATAGTGCTGATCACCAGCACATCTCACCCGTTTGCGGCCAGGGGGGCCATTGATTTGCGCGAGGCTGCCCAAGAAATGTTCATTTGCTTTTCCAGGGCCTCCGGCTTGTTTCTGGATACGCTTGAGGCTTGTAAACGGGCTGGATTTGAACCGAAATTCGGCTATAACACGCAATATACCGATACCTGCCTGGGGCTTGTGGCTGAAGGAATGGGCATTGCAATGCTTTCCGCGCGAACAATTATGGCTGCGCCCCGAAAAAACATTGCGATTGTCCGCTTTACGCCTAAAGCGCTTAGGACTCTTTCGGTGGTTTTTCAAAAAAAAAGACCGTCCCCGGTTCTTTCTAACTTTAAAAACTTTTTTATCCACTGGATACGGGACTGTCGCCGCCCTCCCCTTGGACAGCCGGAAAGTTCACTACCATAA
- a CDS encoding MFS transporter, whose product MHSQTGNKRWMIVALMLLSYAVMYICRTSMSIAGPVMMKDFNWSATQFGLVSTAFFIGYALTMMPAGYLADRFGSGKIMVFGILLYSLFTFLTPFGATISMLILLRAVVGIGQGVILPCNGSLLAQWVPKKESATAQGIVMIGTPLGITLTMPLAIFFMQHYDWKTVFYAFAFLGPIWILLWNQLGKNKPELHPSITREEVEYIRADQGSAQITDAAASVTPGEVFRNGSVWTSALAYFTSNYLFFLFFAWLPTYFVNGRGFTLVKSGYMTMIPYMFAMIAYPLGGILADRAAKKFGNNMGRKLFPIVGLIGAGIFLVLGTRVASAEGAIALITISIFFLSITQAPFFSMPPIFSAKNAGKIIGLYGFCGTCAGLTAPILTGAIIDYTQSYDYALFFGAAVAVAGAIILLTLCSVKAVESKAVVEVPPAASNLP is encoded by the coding sequence ATGCATTCACAGACGGGGAATAAACGCTGGATGATTGTAGCTCTGATGTTGTTGAGCTATGCTGTTATGTATATCTGCCGCACCAGTATGTCTATTGCCGGGCCGGTAATGATGAAGGATTTTAATTGGAGCGCCACTCAGTTTGGTTTGGTCTCGACCGCATTTTTCATAGGTTATGCTCTCACCATGATGCCTGCCGGTTATTTGGCCGACCGGTTTGGCAGCGGAAAAATCATGGTATTTGGTATTTTACTGTACTCTTTATTTACTTTCCTTACCCCTTTTGGCGCCACAATCAGCATGCTGATCCTGCTGCGCGCCGTAGTGGGCATAGGACAGGGGGTAATTTTGCCTTGCAATGGCTCCTTGTTGGCGCAGTGGGTTCCCAAAAAAGAATCGGCAACGGCGCAGGGAATCGTTATGATTGGTACGCCTCTGGGAATAACGCTTACTATGCCGCTGGCAATTTTCTTTATGCAGCACTATGACTGGAAGACCGTGTTTTATGCGTTCGCTTTTTTGGGCCCAATTTGGATTTTGCTATGGAACCAGCTGGGAAAGAATAAACCGGAATTGCACCCATCCATAACCAGGGAAGAAGTAGAATATATCCGAGCCGACCAGGGATCCGCCCAAATAACGGACGCAGCGGCCAGCGTGACGCCGGGGGAGGTCTTCCGGAATGGATCGGTATGGACTTCCGCCTTGGCCTACTTTACCAGCAACTATCTCTTTTTTTTGTTCTTTGCCTGGCTACCGACCTATTTTGTAAATGGCCGTGGCTTTACCCTGGTTAAAAGTGGTTATATGACCATGATCCCCTATATGTTTGCTATGATCGCCTACCCACTTGGCGGAATTCTGGCCGACCGGGCCGCGAAAAAATTCGGCAATAATATGGGCAGGAAACTATTCCCCATTGTCGGGCTAATCGGAGCCGGAATCTTCCTGGTACTGGGGACCCGCGTGGCGAGTGCGGAGGGCGCTATCGCGCTTATCACCATCTCGATATTTTTCTTATCCATAACCCAGGCTCCTTTTTTCTCAATGCCGCCGATTTTTTCCGCCAAGAATGCAGGTAAGATTATTGGCTTATATGGCTTCTGCGGCACCTGCGCCGGTTTGACCGCACCGATATTAACCGGGGCTATTATCGACTATACCCAAAGTTATGATTATGCCCTGTTTTTTGGCGCTGCCGTAGCCGTAGCCGGTGCGATTATTCTCCTGACCCTCTGCAGTGTAAAAGCGGTCGAAAGCAAAGCCGTGGTTGAGGTTCCGCCGGCTGCTTCTAATCTTCCGTAA
- a CDS encoding MFS transporter, whose amino-acid sequence MAKVGNKRWGIIFLIVLCYVVLYMDRSCMSIAGPVMMRHFNWTATEYGLVSTAFFIGYGCTQLLGGWLADRYGGGKVVMIGALWWSVFVFLTPFGSTLGLMILIRIAMGWGEGVTLPANSSIVAQWMPKKESGLAQGLCLMGVPIGMVVTMPLSIWIMQTYSWQMIFYSFAFIAPFWVLLWLKYGANRPEQHPAISREELAYIREDQGSQDPAASTANLTARDIFSTSSVWSCAIAYFCANYLLYLFMTWLPNYFALGRHLDMTRTGLYSMFPYIVATFTYPLGGYLADRAAKKFGDNIGRKLYPIAGMIAAGFLLVIGSQAPSAAAAMALISASNGLLCLTMGGFYSMPMVFSHKNAGKITGLFATFATIGGISAPTITGFIIDYFGSYEYALFLGAGIAVAGAVILLTTCKVEAIKVKAVAG is encoded by the coding sequence ATGGCAAAGGTTGGAAATAAGCGCTGGGGGATTATTTTTCTGATTGTTCTCTGTTATGTGGTTTTATATATGGATCGTTCCTGTATGTCAATCGCCGGCCCTGTGATGATGCGGCACTTCAACTGGACCGCCACCGAGTACGGCCTGGTTTCCACCGCGTTTTTTATCGGCTATGGCTGTACCCAGCTTCTCGGCGGCTGGCTGGCCGACCGGTACGGCGGCGGTAAGGTTGTCATGATCGGGGCCCTATGGTGGTCTGTGTTCGTATTTCTGACTCCGTTTGGCTCAACCCTGGGCTTAATGATATTAATCCGCATTGCGATGGGGTGGGGTGAAGGTGTCACTTTGCCGGCCAATTCTTCCATAGTGGCGCAATGGATGCCCAAGAAAGAATCAGGGCTGGCCCAGGGTCTGTGCCTTATGGGCGTTCCCATCGGGATGGTCGTTACCATGCCGCTTTCCATCTGGATTATGCAAACCTATAGCTGGCAAATGATATTTTACTCTTTTGCCTTTATTGCGCCATTCTGGGTTTTACTGTGGTTAAAATATGGCGCCAACCGGCCGGAGCAGCATCCGGCAATCAGCCGGGAAGAGTTGGCTTATATCCGGGAGGATCAGGGTTCGCAGGATCCGGCGGCCTCCACGGCAAACCTGACTGCCCGGGATATATTTTCAACAAGTTCGGTGTGGAGCTGCGCAATTGCCTATTTTTGTGCCAACTACCTGCTATATTTGTTCATGACCTGGCTGCCTAATTACTTTGCATTAGGCCGGCACCTGGACATGACCAGGACAGGGCTATACTCCATGTTTCCTTATATTGTTGCCACTTTCACGTATCCGCTGGGGGGCTATTTAGCCGATCGCGCCGCTAAGAAATTTGGCGACAATATCGGCCGGAAGCTATATCCTATTGCCGGTATGATCGCCGCCGGTTTTTTGCTGGTAATTGGGTCCCAGGCCCCCAGCGCCGCTGCCGCCATGGCGCTCATATCAGCCTCCAATGGCCTGTTATGCCTGACTATGGGCGGGTTTTACTCAATGCCAATGGTCTTTTCTCATAAGAATGCCGGCAAAATAACCGGGTTATTTGCCACTTTCGCCACAATTGGCGGCATAAGCGCTCCCACCATAACCGGGTTTATTATTGATTATTTCGGCAGCTATGAGTATGCTTTGTTTTTAGGCGCCGGCATTGCCGTGGCGGGAGCCGTTATTTTACTTACAACCTGTAAAGTGGAGGCAATTAAAGTAAAAGCCGTAGCCGGCTGA
- a CDS encoding SDR family NAD(P)-dependent oxidoreductase, which translates to MSNPAKGNWVNTLPLQGQVAIVTGGGTGIGRGIAETFAAAGSKVVVAGRREDKLAEVCAAIEAGGGEALGIRTDVTVQADIDNLVEQTCKAFGTVTILVNNSGMALPRCNTLEVTREDWETLFALNMTSAFFVSQAVARVMARNGGGRIVNMTSQRGINALPGIVAYCTAKGALMAMTRALAIDLAPNNINVNAVAPGYVQTDMVAGLLADPERLKFVIDRTPLRKMGTVDEMAAAVLYLVISQSSYTTGQTLILDGGWSCW; encoded by the coding sequence ATGAGTAATCCAGCTAAAGGAAATTGGGTGAATACTCTTCCCCTGCAAGGACAGGTTGCCATTGTAACCGGCGGCGGGACCGGGATTGGACGCGGCATTGCGGAAACTTTCGCGGCTGCCGGGTCCAAGGTAGTGGTGGCCGGACGCCGGGAAGATAAGCTGGCAGAAGTCTGCGCGGCAATTGAGGCCGGTGGCGGGGAAGCTCTTGGCATCCGTACCGACGTTACGGTCCAGGCAGATATTGATAACCTGGTGGAGCAGACCTGTAAGGCCTTTGGCACTGTTACTATTCTCGTTAATAATTCAGGTATGGCGCTGCCGCGGTGCAACACGCTGGAGGTGACCAGAGAAGACTGGGAAACACTCTTTGCCCTGAATATGACATCGGCTTTTTTCGTTTCCCAGGCCGTGGCGCGGGTTATGGCCAGGAATGGCGGCGGCCGTATTGTAAACATGACCTCGCAAAGAGGGATCAATGCCCTGCCGGGCATTGTCGCCTATTGCACTGCCAAAGGGGCCCTGATGGCCATGACCCGCGCGCTGGCCATCGATTTGGCGCCCAATAATATAAACGTGAACGCCGTAGCGCCCGGCTATGTTCAGACAGATATGGTCGCCGGATTACTGGCTGACCCGGAGCGGTTGAAATTTGTTATCGACCGTACGCCTTTGCGCAAAATGGGGACAGTGGATGAAATGGCCGCCGCCGTTTTGTATCTAGTCATTTCACAGTCATCGTATACCACCGGCCAGACCCTGATTCTGGACGGCGGCTGGTCCTGCTGGTAA
- a CDS encoding zinc-dependent alcohol dehydrogenase, translating to MQGMMDAVIKTKAAPGSMEFASVPIPKITPEQVLIRIMASGICGTDHSLYHWNEAIANSYKLQFPSIFGHEFSGVITEVGSQVTGMAVGERVTVNPILYCGQCSYCAEGIINICDNRPFLGTDYNGGFAQYVAVRAQNIIKLPDSVSFKSGALMEPLCVAIHAVERVKPAFGETAVVIGPGAIGLLMLLVLKNMGVGKVIVTGAGADKERLATAAALGADCTINVDEQEPVARVRELTGGRGADVVLDAAGHHSVVSQAVQMVAKHGKIGVSGLPAKPSELLMTQIAMREISIVGNRAYERKTWFQAAKMIDGGLNVEPIGTHTLPLKDWEKGMELLDRREGLRIILEP from the coding sequence ATGCAAGGCATGATGGATGCTGTTATCAAGACTAAGGCCGCTCCCGGTAGTATGGAATTTGCCTCTGTCCCCATTCCCAAGATTACCCCGGAGCAGGTGCTGATCCGGATCATGGCCAGCGGGATCTGCGGCACAGACCACTCCCTGTATCACTGGAACGAAGCCATTGCCAATTCTTATAAGCTGCAGTTTCCTTCTATCTTCGGCCACGAATTCTCCGGCGTCATTACCGAAGTGGGCAGCCAGGTCACAGGCATGGCTGTGGGCGAACGGGTTACTGTCAATCCCATACTTTATTGCGGCCAATGCAGCTATTGCGCCGAAGGCATTATCAATATCTGTGACAACCGCCCCTTTTTAGGGACTGATTATAACGGCGGCTTTGCCCAGTATGTTGCTGTGCGGGCCCAGAATATAATCAAACTGCCTGATTCGGTAAGCTTCAAATCCGGCGCTTTAATGGAACCGCTTTGCGTTGCCATCCATGCAGTGGAAAGGGTCAAGCCGGCCTTTGGCGAGACGGCCGTTGTTATTGGCCCGGGTGCCATTGGGTTGTTAATGCTGTTGGTTCTGAAAAATATGGGCGTCGGCAAGGTAATAGTAACCGGTGCGGGTGCGGACAAGGAGAGACTGGCGACAGCAGCCGCCTTAGGCGCCGATTGCACGATTAATGTAGATGAGCAGGAGCCTGTGGCCAGAGTAAGAGAGCTTACCGGCGGCAGAGGGGCCGACGTGGTTTTGGACGCCGCCGGTCATCATTCCGTAGTGTCGCAGGCAGTTCAGATGGTAGCCAAGCACGGTAAGATCGGGGTATCCGGCCTGCCGGCCAAGCCCAGCGAGCTGCTGATGACGCAAATTGCCATGCGGGAAATCAGCATTGTCGGCAACCGGGCTTACGAACGCAAGACCTGGTTCCAGGCCGCCAAGATGATTGACGGCGGATTGAACGTCGAACCAATCGGCACCCATACGCTTCCACTTAAGGATTGGGAAAAAGGTATGGAGCTGCTTGACCGGAGAGAGGGATTGCGGATCATTCTGGAGCCCTGA
- a CDS encoding CaiB/BaiF CoA transferase family protein: protein MSAKSFAGLKVLDLTRYLPGGYATQVFADLGAEVIKVEEIAKGDFCRGDEPKINDVSYYFAALCRNKKSLAINLKNDDGRQIFRRLAAEADIIIENFRPGVTGRLGIDYEAIKQINPAVIYCSLSGFGQNNPLSVKAIHDLNLQALSGYLSLNGGKPSPIHLVDAATAMVGAMGILTALFHREVTGEGQYVDVSMFEAFVWWLSLLYSRFHFQGNEISPETIEYPALCYNTYETKDKKLLAFGMVEDKFWKEFCENTGLEELIPKQFLRRQEDPAAWEAMCALVAGKTRAEWLEWLNGRDICITPVKTMGEAVQDILTANTGIMNYLEFPVVGRILQTGLPLNLSALPVSLPAATPPPALGEHTKELLTRLGFSEGEIKALAKQGVVGGL, encoded by the coding sequence ATGAGTGCAAAGTCGTTTGCCGGCCTGAAAGTTCTTGACTTAACACGGTATTTGCCGGGCGGGTATGCAACCCAGGTATTTGCCGATCTGGGGGCGGAAGTAATCAAAGTGGAAGAGATCGCAAAAGGCGATTTTTGCCGGGGAGATGAGCCTAAAATCAATGATGTCAGCTACTATTTTGCCGCCTTATGCCGCAACAAAAAAAGCCTGGCTATCAATCTCAAAAATGACGACGGCCGGCAAATCTTCAGGCGGCTGGCGGCAGAGGCCGATATAATCATTGAAAATTTCCGGCCCGGCGTTACCGGGCGGTTGGGCATTGATTATGAGGCAATCAAGCAGATAAACCCTGCTGTCATTTATTGCTCTTTGTCCGGCTTCGGACAGAACAATCCGTTAAGCGTCAAAGCCATTCATGATTTAAACCTGCAGGCGTTGAGCGGTTATTTGTCACTCAACGGCGGCAAACCTTCGCCGATCCATTTAGTGGACGCGGCCACCGCCATGGTTGGGGCGATGGGAATTCTTACCGCCCTGTTTCACCGTGAAGTGACCGGGGAAGGGCAATATGTGGATGTATCCATGTTCGAAGCCTTTGTCTGGTGGCTTAGTCTGCTCTATAGCAGATTCCACTTCCAGGGAAATGAGATTTCCCCGGAAACCATAGAATATCCGGCGCTTTGCTACAACACCTATGAAACCAAGGACAAAAAGCTGCTGGCCTTTGGTATGGTGGAAGATAAATTCTGGAAAGAGTTTTGTGAAAATACCGGCCTGGAAGAGCTAATTCCCAAACAATTTTTGCGGCGCCAGGAGGATCCGGCGGCGTGGGAAGCAATGTGCGCCCTGGTCGCGGGCAAGACCCGGGCGGAGTGGCTGGAGTGGCTCAATGGCCGGGATATTTGCATCACTCCGGTCAAGACCATGGGCGAGGCCGTACAGGATATTCTGACGGCCAATACCGGGATCATGAATTATCTGGAGTTCCCGGTGGTTGGCAGGATACTGCAAACAGGCCTGCCGTTAAACCTTTCGGCCCTGCCGGTATCGCTGCCGGCGGCCACGCCGCCTCCGGCCTTGGGAGAGCACACTAAAGAACTGTTAACGCGCCTGGGGTTCAGCGAAGGCGAGATTAAAGCCCTGGCCAAGCAGGGCGTGGTTGGCGGTCTGTAA